Part of the Pomacea canaliculata isolate SZHN2017 linkage group LG11, ASM307304v1, whole genome shotgun sequence genome is shown below.
AACTTTTGAATCTGAGGAGAAATTCAAGTCTATAACATGTGCAAAAAATGCGTATATTCCCGTCATCAGCTGGATGACAGTCGTATCTCTTTTACACAACTCTGGTTTCAAAGGCAAGTTAAATTCTCCTTTTTCACCCTATGCAGGAAAGACGTGTCTGGGTCAGAAATGCATGTTCAGGCGCTTGCTTGCGGGGaagattttattgcatttttatcGTTGATTTTTCATAAACAGACGGTACTGGCCACTGTACGgcacaaacaaaagcatctCCTGACCATGGTCGCAAGAAAACACCGTTGCTAGGTTGCCCTAGGCGGAAGACGTCACATCCAATAATGGCACATTCGACAGGAAATTCCTCTTAGTCAACTCATCACATACAGACCTTTGTTCTGCGCTATTGCGTGATAGCAGTAGCTATACTTTATGAATAGCGTGTAGCTAAATAAATCATGGCTGAGAAATGGTGTTTCCAGCCGCGTACTACCCACGGAACTTGAGCACATATGCAGGACAATAGCGATGATGATAGCTGAAACTCTCTACCCGACACGACCGCCCTCAACATCTATGTTCTTTACACCTATAAAACGCGAAAGAACTGGCGAGCCCTGACAGCTCGACCAATTAGCCTTTGTGTGATAGAAACATAACATGCATGCCATCACTCGGTGGAAATGTCAGCAAACATGGCTGCCTGATGCGCACTACCTGCGGCGTGATGGCAAATGAAAGAGTTCAGAAAGACCACATGGTGCCACCCAGCCTGGGTAACTGAGCGCCGCGTGTAGTGGCCGTGCTCGTTCCTACCTGCAGTTTCACTCTCACCACGTCTATGTGGCTGTGAACTTAAAACTTTACTGTCGTagatttacaatttaaaagctgggtactttctctctctttttagaATAAGTGAGGATTTTAATTTTACAACCGAACCGTAACGGTAGATCGCATCATCGCTCCCCACCCAACACCTCCATGGCCTGCACGCTCCGCTTCTCTACAGCACGTCTTGATTACTTGAAAAGGCACACAAGTGACACACACGCGGCGCCATCTACCTATCCAAGTTTTATTTGCACGAAAGCAGCTGGCTGCTGCAAACGTAGTGTGTTTATTTAGCCAGTTAAATGCCGCAGGTGCGGGGATATTCCTCCAAACCAACAAGAGTAAAGTGCACGCACCTGTCTGGAAGCCAGATACTCCATGCCGAGAGCCACCTGGTAGGCAAAGGAGATGAGGTCCTTGGGTGTCACCGCCTTCTGCTCTTTGGTCTCGGCGACTGACGTTCCCGAGTTGTTAGGGACCATTGCCACGGTCGGCCGCTTGTACTCCGAAACACAGGCGAAGCTGGAGCCCACAAGCCGGTGACTCCTCAGGTAGTCTCGCAAGTTCCCGTTTGGCGCGAACTCCACGATGACATACAAAGGACCTGTTAGGCAAACATCATAACAAGTCAAACAGACCTTCCAGATAATTTGCTCCGCGCCGAGGCGTTAAGAACATTCTCAACAGTGCTCTTTCTTCGATCTCAAGAGAATAAATGCGTGAAAAATTTCCACTTAcgaaaactttaaaatgaacaTACTTGCTGGTAGTACTAGGCATGTGTGTTAATTCAAGGCACAAAATGTCTCCTCGCTCCCGCAACCCATTCCACTGTCACGCGATGAAGTAACACCGTAGAGTTCAGCATCCCCACcccggtctctctctctccatacacacacacatttagtgGCAAGCTATTTTACCGCTCTGAGTACAGCAGCCCAGTAAGTTGATGATGTTTTTGTGCTGGCCTATGAACTTCATCATCTCCATTTCCCGAATGAGATCTATCATTTCACGGTCAGTTGAACCCTCCTTCGACATCTTGACTGCGACCGTGACAGAGTTATTGTCCTTAAAGATGCCAAATGCTTGGGCCTTGACTACAAGACCAAACTGGCCTTCGCCTAGGCGATCTCCTAGAACCAGCCTGCAAAtagaagacaaacacacagtgcGAAAACGAACTAGCTGGCAAATTAAAATTAAGTgttggaggagggagggagagtgagATGAGAACCCTAAATGTCTTTCGTTAGTCTCAAAACTTTCAACACTGAACAACCGAACAAATGAAGACGACCTTTTGATTGGATCTTGGATATTCTCGTCACAATAGTATCTCATATCTAAGGTATGATCACTGAGCTCTCTGCTGAAAGGAGAGCTCACCTTTCGCGGGGGAACTCCCACTTGGTGTCCAAAGGCAACTGGTACTTGGAAACATCAGTGAACTTGGAAGACAGGCGATGTCCTCCCGGTCTATAGTCGATTCTCTCTTGTGGGACGACCAAAGGCTGTATGGCATGTGGGTCCTTTTTGGAGTAATACATGGCATAAAGAGACAGAACTTTTGGAATGTTCGCTCCTGTCACTGAGGTTCTTATTTAGACTTGTTGGACAAACGCCTTTTACACGAGTCatccaaaatttaaataaatgaatatataaaataatcataaatctTGTATGAGTACGTTGACATTCAttcaccacaaaaataaaaataattacaaaagcTATTatgtaaacttgaaaaaaatatttttctgtacaatTTTGTACAAATCTGTTTCCGCTATGATATGGTAACGTGCTGCGGTTTTTACATGCTGACATAATTAAGAATGTACCAGTTATTGCTACGAttcaaaactttgaaaaaaaagttcataaacTGCCAACTAAAAAGTTATATCAAGCAAATGTTTATATGAACGACCTGAACTCTTCATGAATGTCAGGGAACGGTGGTTTAATTCTCACTTCCACTCActacacgcacgcgtccccttgcatgttctttcaatcatatatcacaaagatgtgtCGTGggaatcaaataaaactttaaatcaatcaacattaattGTAATACAAGACTTTCAAGCAAATCAATTTAAACCATACCGCCCAAGATCACTCATGTCTGTTCTAAATTATAAGATATACGTCAAATATTATTCAATACCGAAACTACTACAGCACACAGGCTGCTCCAACAGTTCTCTTAATGTcaccaagacgacatacacatgtccATTTCAATATACTTCCaactgtcgtatgtttttgGAATAATTTGTtagagtcttagttactcacacccaaaATTACATCTAGGTAAAATCCTCTCTGCCCCTTGTCCAACAGTGGTGCAGTCTTGCCCACACTTGActgatatccacacacacaaacgattagaggaaaccacatacacgttcctCAGCTTAGGTGCTGACTCGGCAGACACCTAATCGACGACTCAGAATAAATTTGCTGGaatcaacacatgacccaaagctggcaccacaaatatactcctggggatcaacacatgatccaaaggGAGCACCACTCATAAATCCGCagggatcgacacacacacaatatccaaagcgaacaccacacacactttcagtccgcctctcttccctgctcacagccgtctgctttcttccaaattaTTTTCACCCTACGTCCCTCtcaaattgcgtcataaaatgatgtcgggttctgacgcgaaaccaagacgcaaccaacacactcataaatgtaaggtaagggcaataatctttgaaaaaacaaaagacaggggcaacaaccccctgttcctaaatAGGCCTTTatagactggtccgtgacaacgAAGAACGCTGTGAGCCTTACAGTGATGCACACCATTGCTAAGTGCGTCTAAGAGAAAACTCGACCACGTGCCAGAAACTGTACAAGCCgttgaaaagaataaataaacgcATGCGAAGGCGTTTGTAATAACATCATGCTATGACGACATAACTTTTAAGCAAGAAATGACATGTTCGCTCTGACAAGGACGTGACGCCTTTCAGAAACAGGCTTGGTGCACTGCACCACTCTCACAAGGACGTGACAGGCTTGGTACACTGCACCACTCTCACAAGGACGTGACAGGCTTGATACACTGCACCACTCTCACAGGACCATGACAGGCTTGGTACACTGCACCACTCTCAAAAGGACGTGACAGGCTTGGTACACTGCACCACTTACTGAATACATGTCAATTTCTTTCCAACAAGCTAACATTTCAACACACTGCTTggtgattttttccccttccttaATTAAAGTTATAACTGAGAGTGGACATTCACAGACAGTGCACATTCACAGACAGTGCACATTCTCAGTTACAGAAAGTGCTCTGTGAACTGAACAATGCCACTGACTTTTTATTAACCCCTCCTCCCCTCGTGTTAGACGACCTACAACTGTGTTATGAATGTTTCATTTAATGGCGACTGCTAGCAGTGTATCATGTTACTCTTGGCTACAATGAAGCAGTTGTGTCTGTTTCCTACGCCTGCCTTGTAAAGGAGATGTCAGACAACTGACTTGCCTAATGAGCACAACACTCGCATAGAAGTCTTCCAAAACCGGAGTACCGCGCTGGATAAAGAATGGTGAATTGCACTCACCGGATCAATGATAATGACCCGCTTTAGGGGCTTCTGCGGCTGAAGCATGCGCTGACGACGCCGACGATTCCAGCAGCCGATGGCGACCCCTAAGCAGATGACGGCCACGGTGGAGACGGCTGCCACGATGCCAATGAAACGCGGGTCCTCATAGCTAAAACCTCCGGCGTTTCCCAGGGAAGCGTTGTGTGAAGACAGCCCTGTGCCAGGAAGCAACATCTCTAAGTAACCAAGTCACAGCCGTCATCAACATGGCTATACGTTGCTTTGCGTCACAAACATTCAACATAAATTCAAAGAGCGAGATGAAGATATTTGTAAAGCCGTTAAAAATGCTTCATCTCTGAGTGCGTTTTTTTCCATTAAACAATACAGATTAAAAGCCTGGCGATTAGGTGTAAATCCTTTCCGCTTCAGTAGACGATTGACTGTTAGCTTACTACCAACAATCACCGTTTCTACCCACACCCTAAcgctctttatttatttagcataCGGAATTTTACTTATGGGCTTCGCCGGACAGTAGTATTATTCACTTATTATAGCGTGCAGTCTAAAGGACGCACTTTGCCTATGCTGTCTAGTCCACTGCACGCAGCTACTCACCTGAAGAAATCTCTCCCTAAGCCCGTTTCCTTCGTTTACGGCCGTTAGCTTTTCGATTTTTATCAAACAAAACTAGGCATATTTCCGCCTTTTACTGCAGCTCCAGTCGATTATTCATAAAATGTGCACATGCACGGTGAACTCTGATTTTTATCTGATGATAATGATACAACGTAACGCTACATTTGATGAAAAGTGTTAAAGTAAAATGCCCGCACCAAAACATCCGAGATTAAGCGAGGATCTTACCTGTGTCTTTCACCACGGTCAGCCACGCGCTGGCCTTCAGGGTGCCAGGACCTGAAAACTCTAAACAGGTGTAGAGGCCAGCGTCCTCCATAGTCACATTTCTTATCATCAACTCCTCTGGGTCGACTCCTGCACTCTGCAGAACCACAGAGCACCGCCATGTGAGAACATGATCTACGTACTAATTATTTAAGTTGCTGGCGCACAGCTTCACACacagtaaaaatgtatttctctgATTACAATAATGCCTGTATCAATGCAAGACTATGAGGATACTGAAGGTAGGGGGGAAGGGATGATTTAACTGTTTCACTTCATTCACTtcacataacaacaacaaccaaaaaaaaacccaaaccccACAACTCgcatttaaaactgttttaatgataatattgcacaaaaaaaaaaaagattatgtttGCACGTAAACTTGCGCTTGTGTGTGATAtgggaggaaggaagggagggagaaagaaacagCAATGTGTGAGAGCCCGCCTCCTGGTGACTGCAGTTTTGACTACAGGGATTTAGACTGCCCATAGGCGACGCTCCCTGCTAATGACAAATGACACATTCCAAACTACCAACAATGAAGCATTATTTCTGGTGATTCCGCGGCAACGAGTGCCACCCAGAAAGTAAACTTGGCATAACTGATAGCTACAGCCGACGACGATGAGAAATTCTGACCAACACAAGGAGCAGGAACATTGCAAGAAAAAGAGTACGCTTCTAGGTAATCTAGGGATCTAtgatgtgtacagtgtgtgcTCTTGAAGATGTGGAGATAAgagtctacacacacacttcttccCTACCTTCATGTTGAAACTGCATGTGATAGTTATACAGCTGTCatggtaaacaataaataaatataaaaatgcaagaaCAAAAACGGAGATGTAAAACGTATACTGAAAGAATGATTTCCCGTAAAGCTATAAAGCAGACAATGACAGATTACTTTCAGAAGAATAATTCCAACcccaaaaatgaacaaaacatatAACTTTGTATAACCATAATTTCAAGAACTAAAAAAATCCTAAAAGTTACAGctataattttatttcgtaAGCACATTTCGTCTCTCTTGATTAAatactctgatgatactgctctCCTAGACCTCTCCAACTCACACCCtgcctatgttgatgcagtagataaatttcataaatggtgcaaagaaaactatcttgatctaaatgtaaagaaaacaaaagagctggtgattTGATTCAGACGCAAGAGCACTGTTATCCCTGACCTATACATTGATGGTCCAAGGTTGAACGTGGGTGAACAGACAAATATTTAGGAACTGTGATGtgacgacaaactcacttttacaCCAATACTGAAGGTTATTCATAAAGAAATGTCCAATCTAGATTGTTACTGTCTACAAAAAAACTCGTTccctggatgtcaacaaaaaggttttaagtgcttttatAGATGTTTCTTGAGTCTGTGCTaccatttggatttttatgttgtatGGAGGATTGAGAAGCTAGTAAGGAATATGTTAGATAGATGTGAGTGTGGTGGGAAtggtgattggggagaagcaggagtgtctgagtTGAGTTGTATGCGAGGCGAAGTAGTACGGAAAGCGAAGAGTGATTGTGAAAGATGTCACAGTTTTAGCTCAGTACtataaccttcttccgtccaagagactGATTTACCAGAGCTTCCACTGGCCCGGTCTCGATTTTTATACCAGCTGTTGTATTACTGGACCCTCACAGTGTTGGGAGGATTTGTGAGTTGTATGAGGTGTGGGTGTTgttttgggaatatagttttaggTTGTTTTCGATTTAGTCGGGTATTTACAGGACTGAGGTTGTTTGTGTAGATGATGTTATtgatttaagtttttattataagtttattatcagccagttgtttaccacgtcttttaatttTCCATAGTGAGATTAAaagaattgaattgaatttgaATTGAATTGATATTAATTCTTCAGAATACTGTACAACTTGAAAAATAAGACTAtcttttttcatgttgttgtaCTATTAAGCATATCCATGCTGATTGCCTTTCACATAGCCAACTCTTCGGTAATTCATAAGCATCACTGTTAAAATCGCTATTCTGTTCCTTTTCCACCACACGAcataatgtttgttttacagaacAAAGTGCACATCTAGTGTCATCAACAAACATGTTTCCAGAAATCTGCCTGCAAATTTTACACGGCTTCCCTCACCCACTCTTTGACTTCTCCTTCATGCAGCATGAGCACTCATGCATGATGCACACTCAGGAGAAAATCACACAAGGAAAACGATGTAGCTGCTGACGTGTGAATACCCGAGACTAATAACACTTGATGCATTAGTGGGTGCATGCgttggctctgtgtgtgtgtgtcggaaCAGAGTTAATTATTCACAAAACCGAAATAAAACTGGGAATACTAACAGAAACTTGCATTTAATGCTGTAGCCTTGCTCGTGAAAACAACTGGTGGTAAtgtgagaagacattgtcactAGGTCCGCAAGTGGGCATGAGATCTCTCCAGTTATGTACTGAGTGCTAAGTCAAAACCTAGTCTTCTCAGACATTAACACCTAAGGGTTTATATGTATACTTCTAAACAATTTTACCAGTTATTTTCGCCTTATGTAAGGCTAGGTGGAAACTGAATGCCAAGAACAAATGCGTGTCTATGGGGATGATAGCGAAGTCCTGTCATGCTATATGAAGAGCCTTGGAAATGGAAGGCTGGGGGTGAGGGCTGTGCGGGTAAGATTGGggtatcaattttttttaaaactggagCTAGTTTATTTCATGCGAAAGATCAAATCTTCTTTAGTCACTCTCCTAAAGTGAAGttagtgttttatttcttcataaCTTAATGTTAAAGTTACTTGCTTTGTTAAGCATCCATTGtctgagggggaaaaaaactgaacatgCAAAGTAATCTGATGTGCCTGACGTGTCAAATTGAAACAGGACATTGATggcaacaaattaaaactgaaatatatcaataaataaagttaacGAACAAGGCATTCAGTTACAATTCATATTCATTGACAATATCAAATCTGGGGAGGTGTTACAAATGTGACAGTGCAAACATTTTCTATATCTACAGCAAGCCTACGCACAGAACGTCAAGACCATATACAACTGCTACAGTACTTTAACATTCAGTATCAGACTcagttaatgtttaaaaaattaactaaataattTTAGAGCACGTGATTTTTCACAGGAGCAGCAACCTGTGAACATTCACCACCAAACTAACAAAACGACGAAACAAACTGTAAATGCACCACTGACACTACATCCTAGACTTTTGGCAAGACTGCATAACACTAACATGACCACAACATCTTCTGCCAGAGCAAGGTAGTTGTTGCATTACCTGATCATCCTGTTGGAGACGATAAAACACAAGAGACTTGTAAATATTGGgcacaaacttgtttttttttaatatatacagtGAAAGTCTTCATTCTTAACAATCAGAACTTGCATCCTATAACCTGAGCACAGGTGAAAGGAGCACATAGTTATcaccaaaataaataactaaataagcAAAATAGTAAAACTTTCTTGCTTTCAGTTTCCAAACTATTACCAGAAAGGCTCCAAACGAACAAAGGGCCAACAATCTGCGACAAATGCTTACCTGTATTTTTCTGAGGTAGAGAACGCCAGTGGGCGACTTGTAGGAACCATTGACCTGGTAGTGCTTGACCCATATAGCACTTTAGGATGAGAGTCACTGAGGTTTTTCTTGCATGTGAAAACTGCCGTGTCACCGACGGCCACAGTTTGATTCTTAGGGGCTTCAATGATGGGCTCGTTAGTCAGGCCCTCTGTGGAGCAGAAACAACTTTTCAGCGGGCGGAAAACAAGATACAGCTAGACCTGACACAAACGACGAGATACTGAAGGATGACCGTCTATTAAAAACAAGAGatgaacaaaccaaccaacctacacatatttctttcatctcGCCCATCTCAACATTCTGTTTGATCATTGCAAATCCCGGGTGAACTGATGTCTCAATGTTCTCTTCGCTGATCAAATGAATAATCTGTAACACTGTCATCTGTAAACTGTCGTCTACAGCTAGTTATAATCGCAAGTGAATTATCCGCAACAACTGTCGTCTGCAGATATAGTTGTTTTTGTGCTTACCTGTGTTTtctttatagatttttttacCTTAGTTCTGGTTTATAGTTTCGAAATTGAAACTTGATAGCCACAAGGATAGCCACAGGTAAGATACATTGAACGTTCATTTTGTCGATCGCAAGTAAATTATCTTTAATCTTGTTCATTTGTGTCTAGTTTTGTTGCCTTGTTGTAGCTAAGAATTCAAGTGTCACATTTCTTACCATTTAGTCAATTATTTTGGGAATGCAGTGTATCATCCATAGCTTTTGTTGCTCACAGGGTCAGCTTATATAATTTTGCATCataattgttattaaattttgttacttttgtggCTAAGTTTGCATTATTGTAGTAGCTCTAATTCTGTAAATTTAGTGTCACATTTCTTAGGTGGTACtttgcagggcttctgctaaggctaaattctttggggtcccagggaccccttcttcagatttttaaggggtccctgttcttcgcccaaatttgaaggggaccccattgacgaaaattgaaggggtcctccgaacttttaatgcgtactgtacgcaattttttgcgtaagcagaagccctgctttgtaattttgtgttgCGGACAACACATCTGTTGGAAACTTATCATTGTCACAGTTCTTAAGTGTTCTTTAAGCAATATTAAAAGATGGATGCCCAGGAAATGGAAAATCACAGGCTTGCAATGGAGCAACTACGGACATACATGAACACAAAGAAATACTGGGAAGGTATGAATGTATCTGACAAAAAGAGGGTACGTGTTCAGTCCAAACGTcacaaaataaaaggtaaatatttaaatttagtttttttgcAGTAAATTCAAAGATATTGTCTCAAGCTCGAAGAGCATGGTCCTTATGAGTAAATGGACAtgcaatttttgtgtgtggtgtggtgccTAAGAAGAGAAGCATTATGTTTAGAGATTATGTTTCACATAAACCCATCAAAATGTATCCTTATCTCTAAAGATGGGATCCTCATGTCCGTGTCCATtactgggaaagaaagagaagtgatCACAAGCCTTGAGAGGGTGGCTGACATTATAGAAAAATATCACATCAGTCAAGTGGCAGGAGGACACAGTGGCATAGACGCAACAGTCGAAAAGATCACCAGGTTGTACTGCTGGGGATCAGTGAAAAATGACGTGATGTGTTACGCAAGTTTTTTTGGCATTAAATGAGCAAACGGAAGCTTAATGATCAACCATCATTTTTtgtattgcttttgtttctcaACAAAGTGTATGTAATATCCATAACATTCTATACTGCTTCAAAACTCATCGCTATTAGTATTTATTATTCCTTAACAAAGTAGTAAAAGCTGATACTTTTTACCATTAGAtgtcagaaacaaaaatcaacaaaatattcaccATTCTTTCTCATGTTTGGGCGCCAACCTATATAAATATTCAATGTGagtttctcttccctttttttgtacatttggcTCATTATCACTCCTCTTAACCATTATTTATGAACCATTTATGCAATTAACAACAACACTTCAGTAGTGCATGAAATGGAACATGCTGGATAACAAGTTTGAGTTAGCTATGTAACTGTCTATCGCAGATGGAAGAAGCAGACAAAGACGCAGGTGTGGTATTAATCCCCAGTGGCAAGGAAGAGccagaagatgatgaagaacCATAATTGGACACAATATCTGCAGACAATGATGACTCTGAAATGGAAGAGGAAGAGGCACTACCCCAACTATTCacgaaaaaattgtttctggatGTACCATATAACCAAGAGCAAGTGAACTACTGTTCTGAAAGAAATGAGCTGACAAATATAGTTTTTCCACAGGTCATGGAAAACCAGGAACAATCGAGCAAGAAGCAGAGGAAGGCCTATGAACAGTGGACTTCAAAGGGGATAAAAACCTTTGACTTGAAGGTTGGGGATCTTGTTCTGagacaaaatgtcagaaacGAAGGAAGATATGGTGATGCTTTGGACAAACCTTGGATTGGCCCTTTCAGGTATCACCACTATTTAGGCACAAACTACATCTTTGTATAAGTCTTTATGCATACATACCTGGAAATAAAAGTGGTTGGCTACAGCTAAAAAACTTTATGAGCACTGTTTTGGTTCTTGGCAGCTAACAGATACTTCGCTTTTATAATTGTTTCATTTATGGATTTTCTTTTACTGCTAGCAAGAATGATTTAGCAGTTCTTTTTCCAATCTTTAAAGTTTTGGGCTATTATTGTGTTTCTGTGACATGATCGtggacataaacacacacaacagagtACAACTGGCCAAGGAGGGAGGCAATGGACAGCTGTTATGAGCGTGGGAACCATATGACCAGCTTGAGCCCTATCTGGGAGGTTTCATGGACTGCAAAGAGGGTAACACAATGTACCCCCAGAGGTAGTGAGAAAGGCAAAAGTATTAAGATATTAAATGGTTCCaataatgatttttctttttaaacctaACCCTGATTTTTTTGGAATCACCATGTTTAGTGaatgtataaagcagttttcaaaataaactacaatgttgccctctctaaatgccactctgtgtgtttagcatgtgtgtagacactttgtaaatgcaatgaactcctccatcaaTGTGTGTATACTAAATAGCCACTTGTTTTCAATTGTTAAATTATGCATCATCTGGGTTATCAGTGTAATAATGTAACGAATTAAACACAACCTTTGACTGAGCACAGGCTATATATtcgtaaatatttacatttcaaggctcAATTAAggtcttcatttgtctttgcactcTGGGCACTTCTAGTGCCAACCCACATGCAGGTAGTGACTATTTAGGACAATCAGGAcatctttttagaaaaaattgaGAAGATAAGTTATGCTTACATTTGGTGGTTTACAATTCctataattaattaaaagcaaaagatacaaataaaatcAGGTGTGCAACTCTCTACAAGTTTCCAATGAGCATGATGACTGAGTTGGAACAATGCCAGGCAAGAAGTCTGGAAAATATTCTGGCAAATCTTGCACCACCCTTTTCTCTTGTAGCTCCCAAACAGTTCAGTTTTGACATACAGCTTTACACCAGGTAAGGGAAGAGTAAATGCTCAGGTATGATTATGGTCATAGACTGCCTTTCGTTTGTCTCTAGAAAACCAATAAGGTGCCTTTAAATCtttgaaacatttatcaaaagGTGCTATTTAAAAGTACTGAATATTTTCTACCTGTGCTGTCGTGATAGAATATCTGTAAGCATTTATAATGAACAATGCCTTTTGGATCCATagaaattttgcatatttttccaGATAATTCAGTAAAATACATCCTTGTTCACCATAAATCTTGCGTATTCTGCTACATGAATTAGACTGTGAAatgcttgaaatatttcaaatatgcGCAACATAAATACAAGTTTCATCAACTTATAAGGGCCATGTACAGACACTATCACTAAAGATGGGCAT
Proteins encoded:
- the LOC112576097 gene encoding fibroblast growth factor receptor 2-like: MLQPQKPLKRVIIIDPDPHAIQPLVVPQERIDYRPGGHRLSSKFTDVSKYQLPLDTKWEFPRERLVLGDRLGEGQFGLVVKAQAFGIFKDNNSVTVAVKMSKEGSTDREMIDLIREMEMMKFIGQHKNIINLLGCCTQSGPLYVIVEFAPNGNLRDYLRSHRLVGSSFACVSEYKRPTVAMVPNNSGTSVAETKEQKAVTPKDLISFAYQVALGMEYLASRQCIHQDLAARNVLVAEEYVLKIAGNGLTRNPQHSEYWKKKTSRPLPIKWMAPETLFHWKYTWKSDVWSYGVLLWEIFALGGNPYPSVPEEDLFDLLMCGHRMSKPPYSTPEM
- the LOC112576101 gene encoding uncharacterized protein LOC112576101, yielding MRWILFVFITYHLASVAVLPFSGFGAPSSANRREGLTNEPIIEAPKNQTVAVGDTAVFTCKKNLSDSHPKVLYGSSTTRSMVPTSRPLAFSTSEKYRVQESTQRS